Proteins found in one Methylobacterium sp. CB376 genomic segment:
- the rpoN gene encoding RNA polymerase factor sigma-54: protein MGLLQRLEMRQGQALVMTPQLLQAIKLLQLSHLDLAAYVDAELERNPLLERAEAEEPRGEAAEAPVPEAYDGEGGGEGGFEAGEAAEPWLSQDLNPSRADIESDLGTHLDNVFPDDGPTVREQPVGDTLSLTPAPWGSTGGSFDGEAPDFEATLTTESSLRDHLSAQLDLATRDPVERLVGGFLIDAVDEAGYLREDLAAVAARLGVGLPLVERVLALVQTFDPAGIGARDLAECLSIQLRERDRLDPAMQALVSRLDLVAKRDLAALRRLCGVDDEDLADMLAELRQLDPKPGRAFGSGPVEVLVPDVFVRPAPDGSWLVELNSEALPRVLVNQIYYATVSRGAKSDTDKAFLSDCLQTANWLTRSLEQRARTILKVASEIVRQQDGFFLNGVAHLRPLNLKTVADAIGMHESTVSRVTSNKSIGTSRGTFEMKYFFTAAIPGAAGAAAHSSEAVRHRIKQLIDAEADDVLSDDALVQRLRGEGVDIARRTVAKYRESLRIPSSIERRRERAALAVR, encoded by the coding sequence ATGGGATTGTTGCAACGGCTCGAGATGCGTCAGGGCCAAGCCCTGGTGATGACGCCGCAGCTCCTGCAGGCGATCAAGCTCTTGCAGCTCTCGCATCTCGACCTCGCGGCCTACGTGGATGCGGAGCTGGAGCGCAACCCGCTGCTGGAGAGGGCCGAGGCCGAGGAGCCGCGCGGCGAGGCCGCGGAGGCGCCGGTTCCGGAGGCCTATGACGGCGAGGGCGGCGGCGAGGGCGGATTCGAGGCCGGCGAGGCGGCGGAGCCGTGGCTCTCGCAGGACCTCAATCCCAGCCGCGCCGACATCGAGAGCGATCTCGGCACCCATCTCGACAACGTCTTCCCGGATGACGGCCCGACGGTCCGCGAGCAGCCGGTGGGCGACACCCTCTCGCTCACCCCCGCGCCCTGGGGCAGCACGGGCGGCAGCTTCGACGGCGAGGCGCCGGATTTCGAGGCGACCCTCACCACCGAATCCTCGCTCCGCGACCACCTGTCGGCCCAGCTCGACCTCGCCACCCGCGATCCGGTCGAGCGCCTGGTCGGCGGGTTCCTCATCGACGCCGTCGACGAGGCCGGCTACCTGCGCGAGGACCTCGCCGCGGTGGCGGCGCGCCTCGGCGTCGGCCTGCCCCTGGTCGAGCGGGTGCTCGCCCTCGTTCAGACCTTCGACCCGGCCGGGATCGGCGCCCGCGACCTCGCCGAGTGCCTGAGCATCCAGCTGCGCGAGCGCGACCGCCTCGATCCGGCCATGCAGGCCCTGGTCTCGCGCCTCGACCTCGTCGCCAAGCGCGACCTCGCGGCCCTGCGCCGGCTCTGCGGCGTCGACGACGAGGACCTCGCCGACATGCTGGCCGAGCTGCGCCAGCTCGACCCCAAGCCCGGCCGCGCCTTCGGCAGCGGCCCGGTCGAGGTGCTGGTGCCGGACGTGTTCGTGCGCCCGGCGCCGGACGGCTCCTGGCTGGTGGAGCTCAACAGCGAGGCGCTGCCGCGCGTCCTCGTCAACCAGATCTACTATGCCACCGTCTCGCGCGGGGCGAAGAGCGACACCGACAAGGCCTTCCTATCGGATTGCCTCCAGACGGCCAACTGGCTGACCCGCAGCCTGGAGCAGCGCGCCCGCACCATCCTGAAGGTGGCGAGCGAGATCGTGCGCCAGCAGGACGGCTTCTTCCTCAACGGCGTCGCGCATCTGCGCCCGCTCAACCTCAAGACCGTGGCGGACGCGATCGGCATGCACGAATCGACCGTGTCGCGGGTCACCTCGAACAAGTCGATCGGCACCAGCCGCGGCACCTTCGAGATGAAGTACTTCTTCACGGCGGCGATCCCCGGCGCGGCGGGCGCCGCCGCCCACTCCTCCGAGGCCGTGCGCCACCGCATCAAGCAGCTGATCGACGCCGAGGCCGACGACGTGCTGTCGGACGACGCGCTCGTCCAGCGCCTGCGCGGCGAGGGCGTCGACATCGCCCGCCGCACCGTGGCGAAGTACCGGGAATCCCTGCGCATCCCCTCCTCGATCGAGCGCCGCCGCGAGCGCGCCGCCCTGGCCGTGCGCTAA
- the lptB gene encoding LPS export ABC transporter ATP-binding protein, whose protein sequence is MTSSSVLPVRAQAVPFLSRLSRILGRGRAEAASGDAAETFGGPGILAVHGLRKSYGARTVVHEAGLTVQTGEAVGLLGPNGAGKTTIFYMITGLVTADRGLITLDGREITRLPMYQRARLGIGYLPQEASIFRGLNVEDNIRAVLEVVEPDRRERERRLDALLDEFNIARLRKSPAIALSGGERRRLEIARALASSPSFVLLDEPFAGIDPIAVGDIQDLVMHLKGRGIGVLITDHNVRETLGLIDRAYIVHSGRILTEGTPAEIVANDDVRRLYLGEDFRL, encoded by the coding sequence TTGACGTCGTCCTCCGTCCTGCCGGTGCGAGCCCAGGCCGTCCCGTTCCTGTCCCGCCTGTCGCGCATCCTCGGCCGCGGCCGCGCCGAGGCCGCGTCCGGCGACGCGGCCGAGACCTTCGGCGGCCCCGGCATCCTGGCGGTGCACGGGCTGCGCAAGAGCTACGGGGCCCGCACGGTCGTGCACGAGGCCGGGCTCACCGTTCAGACCGGCGAGGCCGTGGGGCTGCTCGGCCCCAACGGCGCCGGCAAGACCACGATCTTCTACATGATCACCGGCCTCGTCACGGCCGACCGGGGCCTCATCACCCTGGACGGGCGCGAGATCACGCGCCTGCCGATGTACCAGCGGGCGCGGCTCGGCATCGGCTACCTGCCGCAGGAGGCCTCGATCTTCCGCGGGCTCAACGTCGAGGACAATATCCGGGCGGTGCTCGAGGTGGTGGAGCCGGACCGCAGGGAGCGGGAGCGCCGCCTCGACGCGCTCCTCGACGAGTTCAACATCGCGCGGCTGCGCAAGTCGCCCGCGATCGCGCTCTCGGGCGGCGAGCGCCGCCGGCTGGAGATCGCCCGGGCCCTCGCCTCCTCCCCCTCCTTCGTGCTCCTCGACGAACCCTTCGCGGGCATCGACCCGATCGCGGTCGGGGACATCCAGGACCTGGTGATGCACCTGAAGGGCCGCGGCATCGGCGTGCTGATCACCGATCACAACGTGCGCGAGACGCTCGGCCTGATCGACCGCGCCTACATCGTGCATTCGGGCCGGATCCTCACCGAAGGCACGCCCGCGGAGATCGTCGCCAACGACGACGTGCGCCGGCTGTATCTGGGCGAGGATTTCCGCCTCTGA
- the grpE gene encoding nucleotide exchange factor GrpE — protein sequence MTPNDTETAARPLPEGVSDPAQDAAGAPETAAQGAAARADALAALEAEKLDLKDKLLRTLADMENLRRRTEREVADARTYAVTNFARDMLNVADNVRRALDSVPAEARAAAEGPFKALLDGIDLTGRDLAKTLERHGVRPVDPQGQRFDPNLHQAMFEVPNPDVASGTVVQVVQTGYVIGERVLRPALVGVAKGGPKAGEAGKPAEA from the coding sequence ATGACGCCGAACGACACGGAGACTGCCGCGCGCCCGCTGCCCGAGGGAGTGTCGGACCCGGCCCAGGACGCGGCCGGCGCGCCCGAGACTGCCGCCCAAGGTGCGGCCGCGCGGGCCGACGCGCTGGCGGCGCTGGAAGCCGAGAAGCTCGACCTCAAGGACAAGCTCCTCCGCACGCTCGCCGACATGGAGAACCTGCGCCGCCGCACCGAGCGCGAGGTGGCGGATGCCCGCACCTACGCGGTGACGAACTTCGCCCGCGACATGCTCAACGTCGCCGACAACGTGCGGCGCGCCCTCGACAGCGTGCCGGCGGAGGCCCGCGCGGCGGCGGAGGGCCCCTTCAAGGCGCTGCTCGACGGGATCGACCTCACGGGCCGCGACCTCGCCAAGACCCTGGAGCGCCACGGCGTGCGCCCGGTCGACCCGCAGGGCCAGCGCTTCGACCCGAACCTGCACCAGGCGATGTTCGAGGTGCCCAATCCCGACGTGGCGAGCGGCACCGTCGTGCAGGTGGTGCAGACCGGCTACGTGATCGGCGAGCGCGTGCTGCGCCCCGCCCTGGTCGGCGTCGCCAAGGGCGGCCCGAAGGCGGGCGAGGCCGGCAAGCCCGCCGAGGCCTGA